The Maridesulfovibrio salexigens DSM 2638 region GCCTATATTCTGGACACTAACGGTATTCAGGTTTCCGAAACTATCTGCAATCCTTATAAACTCAAAGAAAACAGACGACTTATCTACCAGCCTGCCCCGGTAGGGGCTGACCACTCCCTGAAAGAGTACTACCTGACCATTAAGACAGGCAACCAGTGGCATACAACAGCACCATACATATCGCTTGCTTCGGGAAACAATTGCGTCACTGTTTCCACAAAAATGTACGACACACCCAAATCACCTATACTCTGCATCGATATCAGCACTTAATCCAATCCCAGGTGCAGTAATACTATAATGTTTGTTGCAACTGCACGGGGATTGGAATATCTTTCCCGCCTCAATTAATTATTACGGACCGGGAAAAATGAATAAAGACACTCATGACGGTATATTCTATGCCGCTGCGGCATTTATCCTCTGGGGGTTGCTCCCTGTTTACTGGAAATCCCTGGAAGAAGTCCCCGCACTCGAACTCCTCTGCAACAGAATCGTCTGGTCACTCTTTTTTGTAGCGATCCTGCTTTCCTGCAAAAAACGCTGGGCAGAAGTAAAGAGCGCCCTTGCAGATAAAAAAGGTAAAATTCTGCTGACCATAAGCAGTTGCCTCATCGGAACGAACTGGTTCGTTTATATATGGGCAGTCAACCATAACCATGTGGTGGATACCAGCATGGGTTATTACATGACACCGCTGATGAACGCATTGCTCGGCTTCATTTTCATGAAAGAGAGACTAAACCGCCTCCAAGTCATTGCCATCACCCTCGCTGCGTGCGGGGTAGTCTATTCTATAATTGATTTCGGTCACATTCCTTATATAGCATTAACGTTAGCTGTTTCATTCGCCTTTTACGGACTGGTCCGTAAAGTGATGAAAGTGGAATCCCTTCCGGGACTCTTTGTTGAAACAGCCGTGCTTGCTCCATTATCTGCGATTTACCTACTATGGCTGGCTTTTTCAGGAGAAATAAGTATATATAAAATCAGCCTGATGGATAATATCCTGTTGCTTGGAGCAGGCGCCGCCACATCTTTGCCACTTATCTTTTTTGCCCACGGAGCGCGTAGGTTGCGCTTGGTAACATTGGGTATGATGCAATACATCGCTCCCACATTGGCACTGATGCTCGGCGTCTTTGTATATGAAGAGCCATTCAACTCTGCACGGCTGGTTACTTTCGCCTTTATCTGGAGCGGAATTGCGGTTTATGTAGCAGACGGGTTGAATAAAAATTTTAAAACTATTTCAAGTTCAAAAAACTGATCAGAACTGCAGGGCCGGAGCATAAAATTGATTTTAGCACCTAAGAAAAGCAACTTTTTCAAAAAGTGGATTCCGCTCAGGCTGATAATCCCCCTGATTATGATTCTGACCGTAGCCAGCTATATCTGTATTAAGCTGGATACTATGTCCATTCAGGATCAAGAAAGAATCTTTAATGAGCAGCAGGCCCTGCAAGCAAAACTGGTCGCCACAGCTATAGAAGACCATCTTGTAAACATAATCGAATCGTCCTCAACTCTGGCTAAATACTCACTGGTTGATTTTGTTGC contains the following coding sequences:
- the rarD gene encoding EamA family transporter RarD, producing MNKDTHDGIFYAAAAFILWGLLPVYWKSLEEVPALELLCNRIVWSLFFVAILLSCKKRWAEVKSALADKKGKILLTISSCLIGTNWFVYIWAVNHNHVVDTSMGYYMTPLMNALLGFIFMKERLNRLQVIAITLAACGVVYSIIDFGHIPYIALTLAVSFAFYGLVRKVMKVESLPGLFVETAVLAPLSAIYLLWLAFSGEISIYKISLMDNILLLGAGAATSLPLIFFAHGARRLRLVTLGMMQYIAPTLALMLGVFVYEEPFNSARLVTFAFIWSGIAVYVADGLNKNFKTISSSKN